A region from the Pelagovum pacificum genome encodes:
- a CDS encoding response regulator yields MKPRVLAIDDSRTIRELLRACLENAGFDVSSAVDGVDGVAQFPDVAPDVVITDINMPKLDGFGVIDSIRKGDVNRSVPILVLTTESAPELKARARDAGATGWIVKPFDDTSLVNVLKRVTGV; encoded by the coding sequence ATGAAGCCCAGGGTTCTCGCGATCGACGATTCCCGTACCATCCGGGAGCTTCTGCGCGCCTGCCTCGAGAATGCGGGGTTCGACGTCAGCTCGGCCGTCGACGGTGTCGATGGCGTGGCACAGTTTCCCGATGTCGCACCCGACGTGGTGATCACGGACATCAACATGCCCAAGCTTGACGGCTTCGGTGTCATCGATTCGATCCGGAAGGGCGATGTGAACCGCTCGGTGCCGATCCTCGTGCTCACCACCGAAAGCGCGCCGGAGCTCAAGGCCCGCGCCCGCGATGCCGGCGCCACCGGCTGGATCGTGAAGCCGTTCGACGACACCTCGCTCGTCAACGTGCTCAAACGCGTGACGGGGGTCTGA
- a CDS encoding STAS domain-containing protein — MDSQRQSFDLPPTATHDACAQVHDFLVAARGQPVTLAADKVTRTSTRLALLVATARRQWARDGHPFEVATPSEAFASGLATLGLTSAVLQTEDAQ; from the coding sequence ATGGACAGCCAGCGCCAGTCGTTCGACTTGCCGCCGACCGCGACACATGATGCCTGCGCGCAGGTTCACGACTTCCTCGTCGCCGCACGGGGGCAGCCCGTGACCCTCGCCGCCGACAAGGTCACCCGGACCAGCACGCGGCTGGCCCTGCTTGTCGCCACTGCGCGGCGACAATGGGCGCGTGACGGTCATCCGTTCGAGGTCGCAACTCCGTCGGAGGCGTTCGCAAGCGGTCTCGCGACGCTTGGCCTCACGTCCGCAGTCCTCCAAACGGAGGATGCGCAATGA
- the acs gene encoding acetate--CoA ligase, translating into MNTDVKTEPAVYPPSADFTGGAHVDAARYKEMYDRSISDPEGFWAEEGKRLDWIEPYTRVKDTSFEFGKVSIKWFEDGKLNVAANCIDRHLETRGDQTAIIWEPDDPADETLHISYRELHEKVCRMANVLLAQGVMRGDRVIIYLPMIPEAAYAMLACARIGAIHSVVFAGFSPDALANRINDCGAKVVVTADTAPRGGKRTALKSNADAALLHCSDKVRCLVVKHTGDQTTWIDGRDVDVKAMMADVAPDCPVRPMGAEDPLFILYTSGSTGKPKGVVHTSGGYLVYAAMTQKFTFDYHDGDVFWCGADVGWVTGHTYILYGPLANGATTLMFEGVPTWPDAGRFWQVIEKHKVNQFYTAPTAIRALMGQGTEFPAKCDLSSLKVLGTVGEPINPEAWNWYNDNIGKGRLPIVDTWWQTETGGHMITPLPGAVATKPGSATLPFFGVKPVVLEPESGKIVESDPAEGVLAIADSWPGQMRTVWGDHERFESTYFQQYKGYYFSGDGCRRDEDGYYWITGRVDDVINVSGHRMGTAEVESALVAHADVAEAAVVGFPHDIKGQGIYCYVTLMNGVEPTDELKKDLEKWVRTEIGPIAKPDHIQWAPGLPKTRSGKIMRRILRKIAENDYGALGDTSTLADPSVVDDLIDNRMNKD; encoded by the coding sequence ATGAACACCGACGTCAAGACAGAGCCTGCCGTCTATCCGCCGAGCGCCGACTTCACCGGCGGCGCCCATGTCGATGCCGCCCGCTACAAGGAGATGTACGATCGCTCCATCTCCGACCCCGAGGGGTTCTGGGCCGAAGAGGGCAAGCGCCTCGACTGGATCGAGCCCTACACCCGCGTGAAGGACACCTCCTTCGAGTTCGGCAAGGTGTCGATCAAGTGGTTCGAGGACGGCAAGCTGAACGTCGCCGCGAACTGCATCGACCGCCATCTCGAGACGCGCGGCGACCAGACCGCGATCATCTGGGAACCGGACGATCCCGCGGACGAGACGCTGCACATCTCCTACCGGGAGCTGCACGAGAAGGTCTGCCGCATGGCCAACGTTCTGCTTGCGCAGGGCGTGATGCGCGGCGACCGGGTCATCATCTACCTGCCGATGATCCCCGAGGCCGCCTATGCGATGCTCGCCTGTGCGCGGATTGGGGCGATCCACTCGGTCGTCTTTGCCGGGTTCAGCCCTGACGCGCTGGCCAACCGGATCAACGATTGCGGCGCCAAGGTCGTCGTCACCGCCGATACCGCGCCGCGTGGCGGCAAGCGCACCGCGCTCAAGTCGAACGCCGATGCCGCCCTGCTGCATTGCTCCGACAAGGTGCGTTGCCTCGTGGTGAAGCATACCGGCGACCAGACCACGTGGATCGACGGTCGCGATGTCGACGTGAAGGCGATGATGGCGGACGTCGCGCCAGACTGTCCCGTGCGGCCGATGGGCGCCGAGGATCCGCTGTTCATCCTCTATACCTCCGGCTCGACCGGCAAGCCGAAGGGCGTCGTCCACACCTCGGGCGGCTACCTCGTCTATGCCGCGATGACCCAGAAGTTCACCTTCGACTATCACGATGGGGACGTCTTCTGGTGCGGCGCCGACGTCGGCTGGGTCACCGGCCACACCTATATTCTCTACGGCCCGCTCGCCAACGGCGCGACCACGCTGATGTTCGAAGGCGTGCCGACCTGGCCCGACGCCGGCCGGTTCTGGCAGGTGATCGAGAAGCACAAGGTCAACCAGTTCTACACCGCGCCGACCGCGATCCGCGCGCTGATGGGGCAGGGGACGGAGTTCCCGGCGAAGTGCGATCTGTCCTCGCTCAAGGTGCTCGGCACCGTGGGTGAGCCGATCAACCCGGAGGCCTGGAACTGGTACAACGACAACATCGGCAAGGGCCGCCTGCCGATCGTCGACACATGGTGGCAGACGGAGACGGGGGGCCACATGATCACCCCGTTGCCGGGTGCCGTCGCGACCAAGCCGGGGTCGGCCACGCTGCCGTTCTTCGGCGTGAAGCCCGTGGTTCTCGAGCCTGAGAGCGGCAAGATCGTGGAGAGCGACCCGGCCGAGGGTGTGCTCGCCATCGCCGACAGCTGGCCCGGTCAGATGCGCACCGTCTGGGGCGATCACGAGCGGTTCGAGTCGACCTATTTCCAGCAATACAAGGGCTATTACTTCTCCGGCGACGGCTGCCGCCGGGATGAGGATGGCTATTACTGGATCACCGGGCGCGTTGACGACGTCATCAACGTCTCCGGTCACCGGATGGGCACTGCGGAGGTCGAGTCCGCCCTCGTCGCCCATGCCGACGTGGCAGAGGCCGCGGTCGTCGGCTTCCCCCACGATATCAAGGGTCAGGGCATTTACTGCTACGTGACCCTGATGAACGGGGTGGAGCCGACGGACGAGCTGAAGAAGGACCTGGAGAAGTGGGTCCGCACCGAAATCGGCCCCATCGCCAAACCCGACCACATCCAGTGGGCGCCCGGCCTGCCGAAGACCCGTTCGGGCAAGATCATGCGCCGCATCCTGCGCAAGATCGCCGAGAATGACTATGGCGCGCTCGGCGACACCTCGACGCTGGCCGATCCGTCGGTCGTCGATGACCTGATCGACAACAGGATGAACAAGGACTGA
- a CDS encoding circularly permuted type 2 ATP-grasp protein: MNDREPFDEMWGSGEGLRSPYGTFSNWFEGEDAARLRAKQREADELFRLSGITFNVYGKKEAEERLIPFDIVPRIISGREWQKLSRGIDQRVRALNAFLHDIYHRQEIVKAGRLPQEMLAKNEAFLPQMIGMTPPGGVYTHIVGIDLVRTGDDQFYVLEDNARTPSGVSYMLENRETMLQMFPELFSKTRVQPVSDYPRNLRRSLAACAPPQTRGEPTVAILTPGIYNSAYFEHAFLADQMGVDLVEGHDLRVIDGRVAMRTTKGYKPIDVLYRRVDDDFLDPLNFNPDSTLGIPGIMDVYRAGGITIANAPGTGIADDKAIYSYMPDIVEFYTGEKAILQNVPTWRCNDPDSLKYVLDNLSELVVKEVHGSGGYGMLVGPAASKKEIAAFRAKLEARPNNYIAQPTLSLSTVPIFTQKGLSPRHVDLRPFVLVSPEGIKITPGGLTRVALKKGSLVVNSSQGGGTKDTWVLED, encoded by the coding sequence ATGAATGACCGAGAACCGTTCGACGAAATGTGGGGCAGTGGCGAGGGGTTGCGAAGCCCCTACGGCACTTTCAGCAACTGGTTTGAGGGCGAAGACGCTGCCCGATTGCGCGCGAAACAGCGCGAGGCGGACGAGTTGTTCCGCCTCTCGGGCATTACCTTCAACGTCTACGGCAAGAAGGAAGCCGAGGAACGGCTGATCCCCTTCGACATCGTGCCGCGCATCATTTCGGGCCGGGAATGGCAGAAGCTGTCCCGTGGCATCGACCAGAGGGTGCGGGCGCTCAATGCCTTCCTGCACGACATCTACCACCGGCAGGAAATCGTTAAGGCCGGCCGTCTCCCGCAGGAGATGCTGGCCAAGAACGAGGCGTTCCTGCCCCAGATGATCGGCATGACGCCGCCCGGCGGGGTCTACACCCACATCGTCGGCATCGACCTCGTCCGCACCGGCGACGACCAGTTCTACGTGCTCGAGGACAATGCCCGCACGCCCTCAGGCGTCAGCTACATGCTGGAGAACCGCGAGACGATGCTCCAGATGTTCCCGGAGCTGTTCTCCAAGACCCGCGTACAGCCAGTGTCGGACTACCCGCGCAACCTGCGCCGCTCCCTCGCCGCCTGCGCGCCGCCGCAGACGCGGGGCGAACCGACGGTCGCGATCCTGACGCCCGGCATCTACAACTCCGCCTACTTTGAACATGCGTTCCTCGCCGACCAGATGGGCGTCGACCTCGTCGAGGGGCACGACCTGCGGGTGATCGACGGCCGGGTCGCGATGCGCACGACCAAGGGCTACAAGCCGATCGACGTGCTCTACCGTCGCGTCGACGACGACTTTCTCGACCCTCTGAACTTCAACCCCGACTCCACGCTCGGCATTCCCGGCATCATGGACGTCTACCGCGCTGGCGGCATCACCATCGCCAACGCGCCGGGCACCGGCATCGCCGACGACAAGGCGATCTACAGCTACATGCCCGACATCGTGGAGTTCTACACCGGCGAGAAGGCGATCCTGCAGAACGTGCCGACGTGGCGCTGTAACGATCCCGACTCGCTGAAGTACGTGCTCGACAACCTGTCGGAGCTGGTGGTGAAGGAAGTCCACGGCTCGGGCGGCTACGGCATGCTCGTCGGCCCGGCCGCCTCCAAGAAAGAGATCGCGGCCTTCCGCGCCAAGCTGGAAGCCCGGCCGAACAATTACATCGCCCAGCCGACCCTGTCGCTCTCGACGGTGCCGATCTTCACGCAGAAAGGCCTGTCGCCGCGCCACGTCGACCTGCGCCCCTTCGTGCTGGTCAGCCCGGAGGGGATCAAGATCACCCCCGGTGGCCTCACGCGCGTCGCGCTGAAGAAGGGCTCGCTGGTGGTAAACTCCAGCCAGGGCGGCGGCACAAAAGACACCTGGGTACTCGAGGACTGA
- a CDS encoding alpha-E domain-containing protein: MLGKTANGLFWMYRNLERAENTSRLVETGERIALTRSGDHDDEWGSILQTTATKGAYLQQRDEVTKDYVVDWLLRSPDNPSSVMSCISAARQNARMTRTALTGETWEAMNGCYMALKEALARKVTERDLPAVLKLIRQRTALVRGATHGTMLRNDVYDFVRIGTFLERADNTARILDVKYYVLLPSSFAVGSSLDNVQWETILRSVSARGGYRMVHGDTVTPRDIAQFLILDKRMPRSLNFCCSKMRDNLNYLVSDYGFRPECWGQIDMLVRRFLTHKVDAIFDYGLHEYIQTVLTSLSEFSRQIEIDYRFYE; the protein is encoded by the coding sequence ATGCTGGGCAAGACGGCAAACGGCCTGTTCTGGATGTATCGCAACCTTGAACGGGCAGAGAACACCTCCCGACTGGTGGAAACGGGTGAGCGGATCGCGCTGACCCGGTCGGGCGATCATGACGATGAATGGGGGTCCATCCTCCAGACGACCGCCACCAAGGGCGCCTACCTCCAACAGCGCGACGAGGTGACGAAGGACTACGTGGTCGACTGGTTGCTGCGTTCGCCGGACAATCCCTCGTCGGTGATGTCCTGCATTTCCGCCGCGCGACAGAACGCGCGGATGACACGCACCGCCCTGACGGGCGAGACGTGGGAGGCGATGAACGGCTGCTACATGGCGCTCAAGGAAGCGCTCGCCCGCAAGGTGACCGAACGCGACCTGCCCGCCGTGCTGAAGCTGATCCGCCAGCGCACCGCACTGGTGCGTGGTGCGACCCACGGCACGATGCTGCGCAACGACGTCTATGACTTCGTGCGGATCGGGACGTTCCTCGAACGCGCCGACAACACCGCGCGGATCCTCGACGTGAAGTACTACGTGCTGCTGCCCTCGTCCTTCGCGGTCGGATCCAGCCTCGACAACGTGCAATGGGAGACGATCCTGCGCTCAGTGTCGGCGCGCGGCGGCTACCGGATGGTGCATGGCGACACGGTGACGCCTCGCGACATCGCCCAGTTCCTAATCCTCGACAAACGCATGCCGCGGAGCCTCAACTTCTGCTGCTCCAAGATGCGCGACAACCTGAACTACCTCGTGTCCGACTACGGCTTCCGGCCCGAATGCTGGGGCCAGATCGACATGCTGGTCCGGCGGTTCCTGACCCACAAGGTCGATGCCATCTTCGATTATGGCCTGCATGAGTATATCCAGACGGTGCTGACCTCGCTCAGCGAGTTCAGCCGCCAGATTGAAATCGACTACAGGTTCTACGAGTGA
- a CDS encoding transglutaminase family protein, translating into MRLKISHTTRYAFERPVSYGFQQLRITPKPVRAQSVLHWTTTIFGGTKELAYEDYNNNRVELISFDRHVEELTIRAEGEVEIAETHGVVGPHFGPAPLWLYQRTTKRTRAGAGCRALLKQVEGDTLLSRLHFLSALILDEVAYETGSSTSDSSAEDAITEGKGVCQDHAHIMIACAREMKLPARYVSGYLMLDDRTAQEATHAWAEAYLEGLGWVGFDVSNGISPDIRYVRVATGMDYAEAAPITGTRVGGEGESLSVEIEVAQQ; encoded by the coding sequence ATGCGCCTGAAGATCAGCCATACGACGCGCTACGCCTTCGAGCGCCCGGTCTCCTACGGGTTCCAGCAACTGCGCATCACGCCCAAGCCGGTGCGCGCGCAGTCGGTGCTGCACTGGACCACGACGATCTTCGGCGGAACGAAGGAACTGGCCTACGAGGATTACAACAACAACCGGGTGGAGCTCATCAGCTTCGACCGCCATGTCGAGGAACTGACGATCCGCGCAGAGGGCGAGGTCGAGATCGCCGAGACCCACGGCGTCGTCGGCCCCCACTTCGGTCCGGCGCCGCTCTGGCTCTACCAGCGCACGACGAAGCGGACCCGCGCCGGCGCCGGCTGCCGCGCGCTGCTGAAACAGGTCGAGGGCGACACCTTGTTGTCGCGTCTGCACTTCCTTTCCGCGCTTATCCTGGATGAAGTCGCCTACGAGACGGGATCGTCGACCTCTGACTCCTCTGCCGAAGATGCGATCACCGAGGGCAAGGGCGTGTGCCAGGACCATGCCCACATCATGATCGCCTGCGCGCGCGAGATGAAATTGCCCGCCCGCTATGTCTCGGGCTACCTCATGCTCGACGATCGCACGGCGCAGGAAGCGACCCACGCCTGGGCCGAAGCCTACCTCGAAGGTCTCGGTTGGGTCGGATTTGATGTATCTAACGGCATTTCGCCGGATATTCGCTACGTGCGTGTCGCAACTGGTATGGACTATGCCGAGGCGGCCCCAATAACTGGAACACGAGTCGGCGGAGAGGGTGAGTCTCTCTCGGTCGAAATAGAAGTGGCACAGCAGTAA
- a CDS encoding proteasome-type protease, whose translation MTYCVGLFLDRGLVFMSDTRTNAGVDNISTFRKMFTWEKPGDRFICLMNSGNLATTQAVVSLLEERTKPHNDRAPTLFAAPSMFQVARLVADTLKEVISNHAQTGQRADSTFNATLILGGQVAGGPPRLFLIYPEGNFVEAGEDTPFFQIGETKYGRPILVRSFDPAMSFEAAVKLLLVSFDSTVKANLSVGLPFDLQVYESDSLRAGSSTRIEANDPYYQAISDGWGEALKSAFDSLPDFTFDSDPD comes from the coding sequence ATGACCTATTGTGTAGGCCTGTTCCTCGACCGGGGGCTGGTCTTCATGTCCGACACGCGCACCAACGCGGGTGTCGACAACATCTCCACCTTCCGGAAGATGTTCACGTGGGAGAAGCCGGGCGACCGGTTCATCTGCCTGATGAACTCCGGCAACCTTGCCACGACCCAGGCCGTCGTCAGCTTGCTGGAAGAACGGACGAAGCCGCACAACGACCGCGCGCCGACCCTGTTCGCCGCGCCCTCGATGTTCCAGGTCGCACGGCTGGTGGCCGACACTCTGAAAGAGGTCATCTCCAACCACGCCCAGACCGGGCAGCGCGCCGACAGCACCTTCAACGCAACGCTGATCCTCGGCGGCCAGGTCGCGGGTGGCCCGCCTCGCCTGTTCCTGATCTATCCCGAAGGAAACTTCGTCGAGGCCGGCGAGGATACGCCCTTCTTCCAGATCGGCGAGACGAAGTATGGCCGCCCGATCCTCGTCCGCTCCTTCGATCCCGCGATGAGCTTCGAGGCGGCGGTGAAGCTGCTTCTCGTCAGCTTCGACTCGACGGTGAAGGCCAACCTTTCCGTCGGGCTGCCGTTCGACCTTCAGGTCTACGAGAGCGACAGCCTCCGCGCCGGCAGCTCCACCCGGATCGAGGCGAACGATCCCTACTACCAGGCGATCTCCGACGGCTGGGGCGAAGCACTCAAGAGCGCGTTCGACAGCCTGCCCGACTTCACCTTCGACTCCGATCCCGACTAG
- the pxpB gene encoding 5-oxoprolinase subunit PxpB: protein MTIRITRMGAEGLLLDAAGGSFSEQVQSRIFAVAAALRDRPGVSEIVPGMNNLMIEADATRLPGDAAEALLQELWTDAPEATTGGAEIEIPVTYGGEIAEDLDLWADHAGMTRDEAIRLHSEATYSVAAVGAMPGFGYLSGLDPRLAMRRRKVPRGKLHEGSVIIGGAQAGVMPTTAPSGWHVIGFTEVRLFDPHADDPCLFHPGDRVRFTVKDILP from the coding sequence ATGACGATCCGGATCACCCGCATGGGCGCCGAGGGGCTGCTCCTCGACGCTGCGGGGGGCAGTTTCTCCGAACAGGTGCAATCCCGCATCTTCGCCGTCGCAGCCGCGCTCCGCGACCGGCCCGGCGTGTCCGAGATCGTGCCGGGCATGAACAACCTGATGATCGAGGCCGACGCGACCCGCCTGCCCGGCGACGCTGCAGAAGCGCTGCTGCAGGAGCTCTGGACCGACGCGCCCGAAGCCACGACCGGCGGGGCGGAGATCGAGATCCCCGTCACCTACGGCGGCGAGATCGCCGAGGATCTCGACCTTTGGGCCGATCACGCCGGCATGACCCGCGACGAGGCGATCCGCCTCCATTCCGAGGCGACCTATTCGGTCGCCGCCGTCGGCGCGATGCCGGGGTTCGGCTATCTCTCGGGTCTCGATCCGCGCCTCGCGATGCGACGTCGCAAGGTGCCGCGCGGCAAGCTGCACGAGGGCTCCGTCATCATCGGCGGTGCGCAGGCCGGGGTCATGCCGACGACCGCGCCGTCCGGCTGGCACGTCATCGGCTTCACCGAGGTCCGCCTCTTCGACCCGCACGCCGACGATCCCTGCCTGTTCCACCCCGGCGACCGGGTTCGCTTCACCGTCAAGGACATCCTGCCGTGA
- a CDS encoding 5-oxoprolinase subunit C family protein encodes MIEILKSGPANAIHDLGRPGLLHLGISRAGAMDRLAFALGNALLGNPPGAAAIEVAMFPFRVRFEADTCIALTGADAEASLDGRRLPPAWVLPVKAGQELTLGGTDIGARAYISIAGGIDVPEVLGSRSTDLKSGFGGLDGRGLAKGDRLPIGASDLALPASGHGPLLPDDVAAFWQSGATTAEVRMIPAAEHDDFTEDSRSAFFETDWLITNEANRMGYRLEGPDLTTTEDIELFSHGLLPGTVQVPRSGQPIVQLADANTCGGYCKIGVVIAEDLWKFAQFRPGGTLRFRTCSVDEALEARTARMAWLDGIRAQSSATTAAA; translated from the coding sequence GTGATCGAGATCCTGAAGAGCGGCCCCGCCAACGCCATCCACGACCTCGGCCGTCCCGGCCTGCTGCATCTCGGCATCAGCCGTGCCGGTGCGATGGACCGCCTCGCCTTCGCGCTCGGCAACGCGCTGCTCGGCAACCCGCCCGGCGCGGCGGCGATCGAGGTAGCGATGTTCCCCTTCCGCGTCCGATTCGAGGCCGACACCTGCATCGCGCTCACCGGCGCCGACGCAGAGGCGAGCCTCGACGGTCGCCGCCTGCCCCCCGCCTGGGTGCTGCCGGTCAAGGCCGGGCAGGAGCTGACGCTCGGCGGCACCGACATAGGCGCACGCGCCTACATCTCAATTGCAGGCGGGATCGATGTGCCCGAGGTGCTCGGCTCCCGCTCCACCGACCTCAAGTCCGGGTTCGGTGGGCTCGACGGGCGCGGCCTCGCCAAGGGCGACCGGCTGCCCATCGGCGCGAGCGACCTCGCCCTGCCCGCCTCCGGCCACGGTCCGCTGCTGCCCGATGACGTGGCTGCCTTCTGGCAATCCGGCGCGACCACCGCAGAGGTCCGCATGATCCCCGCCGCCGAACATGACGACTTCACCGAAGACTCGCGCTCGGCCTTCTTCGAGACCGACTGGCTCATCACGAACGAGGCGAACCGCATGGGCTATCGCCTCGAGGGGCCCGACCTGACGACAACCGAGGATATCGAGCTGTTCTCTCACGGACTGCTGCCCGGAACCGTACAGGTGCCCAGATCCGGACAGCCGATCGTGCAGCTCGCCGATGCCAACACCTGCGGCGGTTATTGCAAGATCGGCGTGGTGATTGCCGAGGACCTCTGGAAGTTCGCACAGTTCCGCCCCGGCGGCACGCTGCGGTTCCGGACCTGTTCCGTGGACGAAGCCCTCGAAGCCCGCACTGCGCGCATGGCGTGGCTCGACGGCATCCGCGCTCAGTCGAGCGCGACCACGGCGGCGGCGTAA
- a CDS encoding biotin/lipoyl-containing protein produces MTLEEIEALAARLSDDGLAEIERETGGIRVLLKRGGAVAAPAAAPVAEVPERTVVKTAEFGVLRLVHPQRSAPEVSVGDRVEAGDYVAFVEAAGQLVPVVAETSGTVAEVLGEDGALVGYAAAVVALD; encoded by the coding sequence ATGACGCTTGAGGAGATCGAGGCCCTGGCGGCACGCCTGTCGGATGACGGGCTTGCGGAGATCGAGCGCGAGACGGGCGGCATCCGGGTGTTGTTGAAGCGGGGCGGCGCGGTTGCCGCGCCTGCTGCGGCGCCGGTGGCCGAGGTGCCGGAGCGGACGGTCGTGAAGACGGCGGAGTTCGGCGTCCTGCGACTGGTGCATCCGCAACGGTCCGCGCCGGAGGTTTCGGTCGGCGACCGGGTCGAGGCCGGTGACTACGTGGCTTTCGTCGAAGCGGCGGGGCAGCTGGTGCCCGTCGTCGCGGAGACGAGCGGCACCGTGGCCGAGGTCCTGGGCGAGGACGGGGCGCTGGTGGGTTACGCCGCCGCCGTGGTCGCGCTCGACTGA
- the accC gene encoding acetyl-CoA carboxylase biotin carboxylase subunit yields the protein MVSTVLIANRGEIALRILRACRELGLSTVAVHSEADASLRHVALADRSLCIGPAASAESYLSIPRLIRAAELTGADAIHPGYGFLSENADFAEAVERAGLTFIGPPSGVIRTMGDKVAAKRAMTEAGVPCVPGSDGALPKDPDEIARIGEDIGFPLIVKAAGGGGGRGMRIVRSAGDLAGAVSTTRAEAGRAFGNPEVYAERFLEHPRHVEIQVLADTHGNAVWLGERDCSMQRRHQKVIEEAPAPGIPREVVAEIGERCAAACREIGYVGAGTFEFLYEDGDFFFIEMNTRVQVEHPVTEMVSGVDIVAEGIRVAQGHPLPFEQGDITFDGHAVECRINAEDPRSFAPAPGVADQWVPPGGPGIRVESHLYPGYEVPPHYDSLVAKVIAHGRDRAEAIARMKGVLAELDSGELVTNAALQMRLMDEPGFAEGGFDIHHLEAIIEAGTLWGTDDDA from the coding sequence ATGGTCTCCACCGTTCTGATCGCGAACCGGGGTGAGATCGCCCTGCGTATCCTGCGGGCCTGCCGGGAACTGGGGCTGTCGACGGTCGCTGTACACTCGGAAGCGGATGCGTCGCTCAGGCATGTCGCGCTGGCGGATCGGTCGCTCTGCATCGGGCCTGCGGCCTCGGCGGAGAGCTACCTGTCCATTCCACGCCTCATCCGGGCGGCGGAGCTGACCGGGGCGGACGCGATCCATCCGGGTTACGGTTTCCTGTCGGAAAACGCGGACTTCGCCGAGGCGGTGGAGCGGGCGGGGCTGACCTTCATCGGTCCGCCGTCGGGCGTGATCCGCACGATGGGCGACAAGGTCGCCGCGAAACGCGCGATGACGGAGGCCGGGGTTCCCTGCGTGCCGGGCTCCGACGGGGCGTTGCCGAAGGACCCGGACGAGATCGCGCGGATCGGGGAGGACATCGGCTTTCCCCTGATCGTGAAGGCCGCCGGTGGCGGTGGCGGACGTGGCATGCGGATCGTGCGCTCCGCCGGTGATCTGGCCGGGGCGGTGTCGACCACGCGGGCGGAGGCCGGCCGCGCCTTCGGCAACCCGGAGGTCTATGCCGAGCGCTTCCTCGAACATCCGCGCCATGTCGAGATACAGGTGCTGGCCGATACCCACGGCAACGCCGTCTGGCTGGGCGAGCGGGACTGCTCCATGCAGCGCCGCCACCAGAAGGTGATCGAGGAGGCCCCCGCGCCCGGCATCCCGCGCGAGGTCGTGGCGGAGATCGGCGAGCGCTGCGCCGCCGCCTGCCGCGAAATCGGCTATGTCGGGGCGGGCACGTTCGAGTTCCTCTACGAGGACGGCGACTTCTTCTTCATCGAGATGAACACCCGGGTGCAGGTCGAACATCCCGTGACCGAGATGGTGAGCGGCGTCGACATCGTCGCCGAGGGCATCCGGGTCGCGCAGGGCCATCCGCTGCCATTCGAGCAGGGCGACATCACCTTCGACGGCCACGCGGTGGAGTGCCGGATCAATGCCGAGGACCCGCGCAGTTTCGCCCCCGCGCCGGGCGTTGCGGACCAATGGGTGCCGCCGGGCGGGCCGGGCATCCGGGTCGAAAGCCATCTGTACCCCGGCTACGAAGTGCCGCCGCATTACGACTCTCTGGTCGCCAAGGTGATCGCGCACGGCCGCGACCGGGCGGAAGCAATCGCGCGGATGAAGGGCGTGTTGGCGGAGCTCGACAGCGGGGAGCTGGTGACGAACGCCGCCTTGCAGATGCGGCTGATGGACGAGCCGGGCTTCGCCGAGGGGGGCTTCGACATTCATCACCTCGAGGCGATCATCGAGGCCGGGACGCTCTGGGGGACAGACGATGACGCTTGA
- a CDS encoding acetyl-CoA carboxylase yields MDRDFIDGLIALMKRQGLSELEYEAEGERIRLVLGGATASVPATTSPVEAAAPEAPASSGIEVRAAMPGCFYRAPSPEEPAFVEEGSKVEAGQTLGLLEAMKMFTEVETEQAGVVETIHVENGKMVAKGDLLFTLGAG; encoded by the coding sequence ATGGATCGTGACTTCATCGACGGGCTGATCGCGCTGATGAAACGGCAGGGCCTGTCGGAACTGGAATACGAGGCGGAGGGCGAGCGCATCCGGCTCGTCCTCGGCGGGGCGACCGCGTCCGTGCCTGCCACCACGTCGCCGGTCGAGGCGGCTGCGCCCGAGGCCCCCGCGTCGTCGGGGATCGAAGTGCGCGCGGCGATGCCCGGCTGCTTCTATCGTGCGCCCTCGCCGGAGGAGCCGGCTTTTGTCGAGGAGGGCAGCAAGGTCGAGGCGGGGCAGACGCTCGGGCTGCTCGAGGCGATGAAGATGTTCACCGAAGTGGAAACCGAGCAGGCCGGTGTGGTCGAAACGATCCACGTGGAGAACGGCAAGATGGTCGCCAAGGGTGACCTGCTGTTCACGCTCGGGGCGGGCTGA